Proteins encoded in a region of the Oscarella lobularis chromosome 5, ooOscLobu1.1, whole genome shotgun sequence genome:
- the LOC136187231 gene encoding ubiquitin-conjugating enzyme E2 L3-like — translation MAATRRLQKELADLRARASPMVSDIQVDETNILSWNLLLLPTNDPYSDGAFKIEIVFPAEYPFKPPKITFKTKIYHPNIDEKGQVCLPIISAENWKPATKTDQVLQALLALVHDPEPEHPLRGDLAELYSKNKKQFLTQAREYTKKHAEKRPT, via the exons ATGGCAGCAACGAGGCGACTTCAAAAG GAACTGGCCGATTTGCGCGCTCGCGCCTCTCCCATGGTTTCTGACATacaagtcgacgaaacgaacaTTCTTAGTTGGAATCTTCTACTTTTGCCg aCGAACGATCCCTATAGTGACGGCGCGTTTAAAATCGAAATCGTTTTCCCCGCCGAATATCCTTTCAAACCGCCCAAAATAacgttcaaaacgaaaatctaTCATCCGAATATCGACGAAAAGGGTCAGGTTTGCTTGCCAATTATCAGCGCCGAAAATTGGAAACCGGCAACGAAAACGGATCaag TTCTTCAAGCTCTACTTGCTCTCGTTCACGATCCCGAACCGGAGCATCCTCTACGAGGCGACTTGGCCGAATTATATTCGAAAAATAAGAAGCAATTTCTGACGCAGGCTAGGGAATATACGAAGAAACACGCCGAAAAGAGGCCGACTTAG